A genomic window from Panthera tigris isolate Pti1 chromosome B4, P.tigris_Pti1_mat1.1, whole genome shotgun sequence includes:
- the SDR9C7 gene encoding short-chain dehydrogenase/reductase family 9C member 7: MAAITDFSFMYRWFKNCNLVRNLSDKYVFITGCDSGFGNLLARQLVDRGMRVLAACFTEEGAQKLQQDTSYRLQTTLLDVTKTESIKAAAQWVRDQVGEQGLWALVNNAGVGLPSGPNEWLTKEDFVKVINVNLVGLIEVTLHMLPMVKKARGRVINMSSSGGRVAIIGGGYCVSKFGVEAFSDSIRRELHYFGVKVSIIEPGNYRTSILGKEGMVSRMRKLWERLPQETRDSYGEDYFHIYTEKLKNMMQLAEPRIREVTDSMEHAIVSRSPRIRYNPGLDAKLLYVPLAKLPTPVTDFILSRYLPRPADSV; the protein is encoded by the exons ATGGCAGCTATCACGGATTTCTCCTTTATGTATCGATGGTTCAAGAACTGCAATCTGGTCCGCAACCTCTCAGACAAGTATGTCTTCATCACAGGCTGTGACTCGGGCTTCGGGAACCTGCTGGCCAGGCAGCTGGTTGATCGGGGCATGCGGGTGCTGGCTGCTTGCTTCACTGAGGAAGGGGCCCAGAAGCTTCAGCAGGATACCTCTTACCGACTGCAGACCACCCTATTGGATGTCACCAAGACTGAGAGTATAAAGGCAGCGGCCCAGTGGGTGAGGGACCAAGTGGGTGAGCAAG GCCTCTGGGCCCTGGTGAACAATGCAGGTGTAGGCCTGCCCAGTGGGCCCAATGAATGGCTGACGAAGGAGGACTTTGTGAAGGTGATCAATGTGAACCTGGTGGGACTGATCGAAGTGACCCTCCACATGCTGCCCATGGTCAAAAAAGCCCGGGGCAGGGTCATCAACATGTCCAGCTCTGGTGGTCGTGTGGCTATCATCGGTGGTGGCTACTGCGTCTCCAAGTTTGGTGTCGAGGCCTTCTCTGACAGCATCAG GCGTGAGCTCCACTACTTTGGGGTGAAAGTCAGCATCATTGAGCCGGGGAACTATCGAACATCCATCCTGGGCAAGGAAGGCATGGTGTCCCGCATGCGAAAGCTGTGGGAGCGGTTGCCTCAGGAGACCCGGGACAGCTACGGGGAGGACTACTTCCACATCT ATACTGAGAAGTTAAAAAACATGATGCAGTTGGCAGAGCCAAGGATCAGAGAAGTCACCGACAGCATGGAGCACGCCATTGTTTCCCGGAGCCCCCGTATCCGCTACAACCCTGGCCTGGATGCCAAACTCCTCTACGTGCCATTGGCTAAATTGCCCACTCCTGTGACAGATTTCATCCTCAGCCGGTACCTTCCCAGGCCAGCAGACAGTGTCTGA
- the LOC122240373 gene encoding retinol dehydrogenase 16-like, with product MLALVTGGIAGAGSCSQHFNNTSWRELSYFGVKVAVIEPGFFNTGVTNSEKISRAIQEAWDQASPEVKEIYGEKFLASGE from the exons ATGCTTGCTTTGGTGACTGGGGGCATTGCTGGAGCCGGGTCCTGTTCTCAGCACTTTAACAACACCTCATG GAGGGAGCTCTCCTACTTTGGGGTGAAGGTGGCTGTGATTGAGCCTGGTTTCTTCAACACTGGAGTAACCAACTCTGAGAAGATTTCTAGGGCCATCCAGGAAGCATGGGATCAGGCCAGCCCAGAGGTCAAGGAGATCTATGGGGAGAAGTTCCTGGCATCTGGTGAGTGA